A single Candidatus Hydrogenedens sp. DNA region contains:
- a CDS encoding superoxide dismutase, whose product MNTSRREFLLASSSLITASSIIGAPVFAQTENGSKEHKLPELPYAYDALEPYIDARTMELHHSKHHAAYVKGLNTAEKALEEARLKNDFALVQHWSKQAAFHGGGHFLHSMFWKVMAPPNNGGGGKPSGELLELIERDFGSFDAFQNHFTAAANAVEGGGWALLHYRPADGKLIVLQAENQHKLSPWGVFPVLGIDVWEHAYYLKYQNNRGEYVKAWWNVVNWEQVAKNIKALKGIAL is encoded by the coding sequence ATGAATACTTCACGCCGAGAATTTTTATTAGCAAGCAGTTCTTTAATAACAGCAAGTTCAATTATTGGAGCACCTGTATTTGCTCAAACGGAAAATGGAAGTAAGGAACATAAACTTCCGGAATTACCGTATGCGTATGATGCTCTTGAACCTTATATAGACGCACGAACTATGGAGTTGCATCATTCCAAGCATCATGCGGCTTATGTAAAGGGGCTGAATACAGCGGAAAAGGCTCTTGAAGAGGCACGATTAAAAAATGATTTTGCTTTGGTTCAGCATTGGTCGAAGCAAGCCGCATTTCATGGTGGAGGACATTTTTTGCATAGTATGTTCTGGAAGGTTATGGCTCCCCCAAACAATGGTGGAGGAGGAAAACCTTCTGGTGAATTATTGGAACTGATAGAGAGGGATTTTGGTTCTTTTGATGCCTTTCAAAATCATTTTACGGCTGCGGCAAATGCTGTAGAAGGAGGAGGCTGGGCTCTGTTACATTATCGTCCAGCGGATGGGAAATTAATTGTTCTTCAGGCAGAAAACCAGCATAAATTATCACCTTGGGGCGTGTTTCCGGTATTGGGTATTGATGTATGGGAACATGCATATTATCTGAAATATCAAAATAATCGTGGTGAATATGTGAAGGCTTGGTGGAATGTTGTAAATTGGGAACAGGTAGCGAAGAATATAAAAGCGTTAAAAGGTATTGCTTTATAA
- a CDS encoding NUDIX hydrolase, which yields MKHKGPYIYEYPHPAVTVDAVVFRKISRDWEVLLIKRMNAPFEGYWALPGGFIDEHETLEQAVERELFEETSLKGVKLQQLKAFSNPYRDPRGRTIGVAFVGVLKNMDAEVRANDDAKEVQWFSIDNLPELAFDHAEIMDCAIEWLEKYVSEK from the coding sequence ATGAAACATAAAGGTCCTTATATATATGAGTATCCACATCCTGCTGTAACTGTGGATGCGGTTGTGTTCAGGAAGATAAGTAGAGATTGGGAGGTTCTATTAATAAAACGCATGAATGCTCCTTTTGAAGGGTATTGGGCTTTACCGGGTGGATTTATTGATGAGCATGAAACATTGGAGCAGGCAGTAGAACGGGAACTTTTTGAAGAAACTTCGTTAAAGGGGGTTAAATTACAACAATTGAAGGCATTTAGTAATCCATACAGGGACCCTCGAGGAAGAACAATTGGTGTGGCTTTTGTTGGGGTATTAAAAAATATGGATGCGGAAGTTCGTGCCAATGATGATGCAAAGGAAGTTCAATGGTTTTCAATAGATAATCTTCCGGAATTAGCATTTGACCATGCAGAGATAATGGATTGTGCTATTGAATGGTTAGAAAAGTATGTAAGTGAAAAATAA